A single region of the Thunnus maccoyii chromosome 10, fThuMac1.1, whole genome shotgun sequence genome encodes:
- the LOC121905203 gene encoding uncharacterized protein LOC121905203 isoform X2 produces the protein MDSTEIKVEMAEGGLLEPLVITEEGDVAEAVVVQSLSRESALRDKEEHSGEDKNDKDTAGKMCSEEQQTHTAEEQTGDVFVDVKGKPEETENVKDGQNKDGSGSEGQTHKVTKIHETPEKSSDTEDKKVTQNDPNVDIKTLKLPEQQAEGTQSQKEDAKKAHRLTPDFPDALYELLCTLQEGRRLNDQRCSFRLEGGMRRRRCHSEPNTTKPVNRVIFSSMTSLQKEEFFEFVATAQARRLDDQRAQLETSSPPKPKARSFRGSIKQLSFVKKPEKPEKPAPVPAPAPKEDLYNMILTTQAQGRLEDQRSRAPGPMDDEDFFSLLLKVQGGRMDEQRTELPCLLQT, from the exons ACGTTGCTGAGGCTGTCGTCGTTCAGAGCTTGAGCAGAGAGTCAGCTCTCAGAGACAAAGAGGAGCACTCTGGAGAGGACAAGAATGACAAAGACACGGCGGGTAAAATGTGTTCAGAAGAGCAACAGACCCACACAGCAGAAGAGCAGACAGGAGATGTTTTTGTGGATGTAAAAGGCAAACCTGAAGAAACTGAGAATGTGAAAGATGGACAGAACAAAGATGGGAGCGGGAGTGAAGGGCAGACGCACAAGGTGACGAAGATTCATGAAACACCTGAGAAATCCAGTGACACAGAGGATAAAAAAGTCACACAAAATGACCCTAATGTGGACATAAAGACGTTAAAGCTCCCTGAGCAACAAGCCGAAGGTACACAGAGCCAAAAAGAGGATGCAAAAAAG GCTCACCGATTAACCCCCGACTTCCCGGACGCGCTGTACGAGCTGCTCTGCACCCTTCAGGAGGGTAGACGGCTCAATGACCAGCGCTGCTCCTTCAGGCTGGAGGGTGggatgagaagaagaaggtgCCACTCTGAGCCCAACACCACCAAGCCAGTCAACAGag TCATCTTTTCCTCCATGACTTCACTGCAGAAAGAGGAGTTTTTTGAATTTGTGGCCACTGCTCAAGCCCGCCGGCTGGATGACCAGAGGGCGCAGCTCGAAACATCTTCACCACCAAAACCAAAAGCCAGAAGTTTCAGAGGCAGCATAAAGCAACTCTCTTTTGTGAAAAAGCCCGAAAAGCCTGAAAAGCCTGCGCCAGTTCCCGCACCAGCACCCAAAGAAGATCTTTACAATATGATTCTCACGACACAA GCCCAGGGCAGGCTGGAGGACCAGCGCAGCAGGGCTCCTGGTCCCATGGATGATGAGGACTTCTTCTCCCTGCTCCTGAAGGTCCAGGGGGGACGCATGGACGAGCAGAGGACTGAACTACCGTGCTTGCTGCAAACCTga